The Oryzias melastigma strain HK-1 linkage group LG3, ASM292280v2, whole genome shotgun sequence genome contains a region encoding:
- the dapk2a gene encoding death-associated protein kinase 2a isoform X1: protein MESFKQEKVEDFYVIGEELGSGQFAIVKHCKEKSTGLEFAAKFIKKRQSTGSSRGVRREEIEREVSILQQIQHPNIIMLHDVYENRTDVVLILELVSGGELFDFLAQKESLSEEEATQFIKQILEGVNYLHTRKIAHFDLKPENIMLLDKNVPLPRIKLIDFGLAHKIEAGVEFKNIFGTPEFVAPEIVNYEPLGLEADMWSIGVITYILLSGASPFLGETKQDTLGNISAINYEFDEEFFCSTSDLAKRFISQLLERDRKKRLTIQDALSHPWIKFNEQKEENKVMEPKKRERRQLKTKRLKEYTIKSHSSMPPNNTYVNFERFAQVMEDIEQMESLFMNLAGIHDSLQGDVDSIVSIFNEKEAWYKEESEGVRQELSQIRYEFRKVEASKRSLHEDMQTFSCSLSAVNDRYQERHRHLDSLRQDIGKELKWVQEVVAALPMDVEGGGYHNCSFSTVLNNDVNEALKDLLNRSCGGELLSGINQVFSETGQQR, encoded by the exons TGGACAGTTTGCAATTGTGAAACACTGCAAAGAGAAGAGCACAGGTCTAGAATTTGCTGCCAAGTTCATTAAGAAACGCCAGAGCACCGGGAGCTCACGAGGAGTGCGTCGAGAGGAGATAGAACGGGAGGTCAGCATCTTGCAGCAGATTCAGCACCCCAACATCATCATGCTGCACGACGTCTACGAGAATCGCACCGATGTGGTGCTCATCCTGGAACT tgtctCTGGAGGGGAATTGTTTGACTTCCTGGCCCAAAAGGAGTCTCTGAGTGAGGAAGAGGCCACCCAGTTCATCAAACAAATCCTGGAAGGGGTGAACTACCTCCACACCAGAAAAATCGCTCACTTTGACCTCAAG CCTGAAAATATTATGCTGTTGGACAAGAATGTTCCGCTGCCAAGAAtcaaattgattgattttgGTTTGGCTCACAAGATTGAAGCTGGAGTCGAGTTCAAAAACATCTTTGGAACGCCGGAGTTTGTTG caCCAGAAATTGTCAACTATGAACCTCTGGGACTGGAAGCAGACATGTGGAGCATTGGCGTCATCACCTACATCCT GCTGAGCGGAGCGTCTCCATTTCTTGGAGAAACCAAACAGGACACGCTGGGGAACATCTCCGCCATCAACTATGAGTTTGACGAGGAGTTCTTCTGTTCCACCAGTGATCTGGCCAAGAGGTTCATCAGCCAGCTTCTGGAGAGAGACAGGAA AAAACGATTAACAATTCAGGACGCCCTCAGTCACCCGTGGATCAAG TTCAatgaacagaaagaagaaaataaagtgatGGAGCCAAAGAAACGGGAGCGGCGACAGCTGAAGACCAAACGCCTCAAGGAATACACcattaagtcccactccagcaTGCCTCCTAACAACACTTACGTGAACTTTGAGCGCTTTGCCcaggtgatggaggacattgaACAAATGGAGAGCTTGTTTATGAACCTGGCTGGAATTCATGACTCTCTACAGGGAGACGTGGATAGCATAGTGTCCATCTTCAACGAGAAGGAGGCCTGGTACAAAGAGGAGAGTGAAGGCGTACGCCAGGAGCTCTCACAGATTCGCTATGAGTTCCGGAAAGTGGAGGCCTCAAAGAGGAGCCTGCATGAAGACATGCAGACTTTCAGCTGCAGTCTCAGTGCAGTCAATGATCGTTACCAAGAGAGGCACAGACACCTGGATTCGCTGCGACAAGACATCGGCAAAGAGCTGAAATGGGTGCAGGAGGTTGTGGCAGCACTACCTATGGACGTAGAAGGCGGAGGATACCACAACTGCAGCTTCTCCACAGTCCTAAACAATGATGTGAATGAAGCTCTCAAAGATTTACTGAACCGCTCCTGTGGAGGAGAGCTGCTGTCTGGGATCAACCAGGTCTTCTCTGAGACAGGACAGCAGAGATAA
- the dapk2a gene encoding death-associated protein kinase 2a isoform X2: MLHDVYENRTDVVLILELVSGGELFDFLAQKESLSEEEATQFIKQILEGVNYLHTRKIAHFDLKPENIMLLDKNVPLPRIKLIDFGLAHKIEAGVEFKNIFGTPEFVAPEIVNYEPLGLEADMWSIGVITYILLSGASPFLGETKQDTLGNISAINYEFDEEFFCSTSDLAKRFISQLLERDRKKRLTIQDALSHPWIKFNEQKEENKVMEPKKRERRQLKTKRLKEYTIKSHSSMPPNNTYVNFERFAQVMEDIEQMESLFMNLAGIHDSLQGDVDSIVSIFNEKEAWYKEESEGVRQELSQIRYEFRKVEASKRSLHEDMQTFSCSLSAVNDRYQERHRHLDSLRQDIGKELKWVQEVVAALPMDVEGGGYHNCSFSTVLNNDVNEALKDLLNRSCGGELLSGINQVFSETGQQR; this comes from the exons ATGCTGCACGACGTCTACGAGAATCGCACCGATGTGGTGCTCATCCTGGAACT tgtctCTGGAGGGGAATTGTTTGACTTCCTGGCCCAAAAGGAGTCTCTGAGTGAGGAAGAGGCCACCCAGTTCATCAAACAAATCCTGGAAGGGGTGAACTACCTCCACACCAGAAAAATCGCTCACTTTGACCTCAAG CCTGAAAATATTATGCTGTTGGACAAGAATGTTCCGCTGCCAAGAAtcaaattgattgattttgGTTTGGCTCACAAGATTGAAGCTGGAGTCGAGTTCAAAAACATCTTTGGAACGCCGGAGTTTGTTG caCCAGAAATTGTCAACTATGAACCTCTGGGACTGGAAGCAGACATGTGGAGCATTGGCGTCATCACCTACATCCT GCTGAGCGGAGCGTCTCCATTTCTTGGAGAAACCAAACAGGACACGCTGGGGAACATCTCCGCCATCAACTATGAGTTTGACGAGGAGTTCTTCTGTTCCACCAGTGATCTGGCCAAGAGGTTCATCAGCCAGCTTCTGGAGAGAGACAGGAA AAAACGATTAACAATTCAGGACGCCCTCAGTCACCCGTGGATCAAG TTCAatgaacagaaagaagaaaataaagtgatGGAGCCAAAGAAACGGGAGCGGCGACAGCTGAAGACCAAACGCCTCAAGGAATACACcattaagtcccactccagcaTGCCTCCTAACAACACTTACGTGAACTTTGAGCGCTTTGCCcaggtgatggaggacattgaACAAATGGAGAGCTTGTTTATGAACCTGGCTGGAATTCATGACTCTCTACAGGGAGACGTGGATAGCATAGTGTCCATCTTCAACGAGAAGGAGGCCTGGTACAAAGAGGAGAGTGAAGGCGTACGCCAGGAGCTCTCACAGATTCGCTATGAGTTCCGGAAAGTGGAGGCCTCAAAGAGGAGCCTGCATGAAGACATGCAGACTTTCAGCTGCAGTCTCAGTGCAGTCAATGATCGTTACCAAGAGAGGCACAGACACCTGGATTCGCTGCGACAAGACATCGGCAAAGAGCTGAAATGGGTGCAGGAGGTTGTGGCAGCACTACCTATGGACGTAGAAGGCGGAGGATACCACAACTGCAGCTTCTCCACAGTCCTAAACAATGATGTGAATGAAGCTCTCAAAGATTTACTGAACCGCTCCTGTGGAGGAGAGCTGCTGTCTGGGATCAACCAGGTCTTCTCTGAGACAGGACAGCAGAGATAA